TAAAGAACAATAGCAAGAATCAATTTATAAAATAGGAGTATGAAATTGAAAGCAATTCTGGTAGAAGATGAAGCCAATAGTAGAGAAATTTTACGTAATTATTTAGCTAAATATTGCCCAAATGTAACTCTTGTTGGAGAAGCGTCAACGATAAAAGAAGGTTTAGATTTAATCGAAAAAAACCAATTAGATCTGGTTTTTTTAGACGTAGAAATGCCCTTTGGTAATGCCTTTGATTTATTAGAGCAAGTGCCAGAGAGAACATTTGAAACTGTATTTGTTACGGCGTATAATAATTATGCTTTAGATGCGCTAAATAACCATGCGGCATATTATTTAATGAAGCCTATTAGTATCGATGAATTGATTAAAGCGGTAGATTATGTCATGGAAATCCGTCAAAAAGAAAATGCATTAGAAGATAAGATTTTAAAGCCAAAGTTGAATGCGGTGGAGGGCAAAATAACAATTCCGCAACAAGATGGTTTTCAAATTTTAAATGTCTCAGATATTATGTATTGCAAAGCAGATGATAATTATACGGAGATTTATGTAAAGGACAAAAGAATAGTCGTGAGTAAAACTTTAAAATATTTTGAAGAAGCACTGTCAGATTTCTCTTTTGCTAGAATTCATAAATCTTATGTGGTAAATGTAAATGAAATTGTAAAATATGTCAAAGGAAAAGGAGGTAGCGTTGTGCTTTCTAATGGTAAGGAGTTGTTAGTTTCGGCTTCTAAAAAGAAAGATTTATTAGCCTATTTTGAATAGGTATTTATATTTTAATCAGTAATAAATAATTAGTATGATAATAAAAACAATAAACGGAAATACTCCAGTGATAGGCGAAGATTGC
This genomic stretch from Cellulophaga algicola DSM 14237 harbors:
- a CDS encoding LytR/AlgR family response regulator transcription factor, which gives rise to MKLKAILVEDEANSREILRNYLAKYCPNVTLVGEASTIKEGLDLIEKNQLDLVFLDVEMPFGNAFDLLEQVPERTFETVFVTAYNNYALDALNNHAAYYLMKPISIDELIKAVDYVMEIRQKENALEDKILKPKLNAVEGKITIPQQDGFQILNVSDIMYCKADDNYTEIYVKDKRIVVSKTLKYFEEALSDFSFARIHKSYVVNVNEIVKYVKGKGGSVVLSNGKELLVSASKKKDLLAYFE